Proteins encoded by one window of Maliibacterium massiliense:
- the yihA gene encoding ribosome biogenesis GTP-binding protein YihA/YsxC, whose product MAQINQAAFVTSFARYNPGAVAARPEIAIVGKSNVGKSSLINMLTGNAKLARTSGTPGKTRLINYFLINNSYHLVDLPGYGFAKASKQEQQRWGEMIEGYLRTSPNLVHVLLLVDIRHKPGANDVTMVQWLRGFQVPFTVVATKADKVSRAQQHRLLMDIAFVLKLDMLRDIIVTSADKRTGKQQLVDVMQGIVDEALREDTPQTLL is encoded by the coding sequence ATGGCGCAGATCAACCAGGCGGCGTTTGTCACCAGCTTTGCGCGCTACAACCCCGGCGCGGTTGCGGCAAGGCCGGAGATCGCAATCGTGGGCAAGTCCAACGTGGGCAAGTCCTCGCTGATCAACATGCTCACCGGCAACGCCAAGCTGGCGCGCACCAGCGGCACCCCGGGCAAGACGCGCCTGATCAACTATTTTCTCATCAATAACAGCTACCATTTGGTGGATTTGCCCGGCTACGGCTTTGCCAAGGCATCCAAACAGGAGCAGCAGCGCTGGGGCGAGATGATCGAAGGCTACCTGCGCACGTCGCCCAACCTGGTGCACGTGCTGCTGCTGGTGGATATCCGTCACAAGCCCGGCGCAAACGATGTCACCATGGTGCAGTGGTTGCGCGGATTTCAGGTGCCTTTTACCGTCGTAGCTACCAAGGCGGATAAGGTATCGCGCGCCCAGCAGCACAGGCTGCTGATGGACATTGCCTTTGTGCTCAAGCTGGATATGCTGCGCGATATCATCGTGACATCGGCGGATAAGCGCACCGGCAAGCAGCAGCTGGTCGATGTGATGCAGGGGATTGTGGACGAGGCGCTGCGAGAGGATACGCCGCAGACGCTGTTGTAG
- a CDS encoding CAP domain-containing protein, with product MQKIFLYILTLALLVCATPARPAGASWFIAPSRPAGGSAQNTRDALLPMHSASAKQLFQWVNQERARAGLAPYRWNEDFALAAALKCSDMVKNRYVGHVSPTYGTLQAMWAQLGLPRARVVENLAYHGTLEKAHAALMISEAHRRNVLSQNFTDAGIAVYVDAYGFVRVVEVFGRPGF from the coding sequence ATGCAAAAAATATTTCTGTATATACTGACGCTGGCGCTGCTTGTGTGCGCGACGCCGGCGCGCCCGGCGGGCGCCTCGTGGTTCATCGCCCCGAGCCGGCCGGCCGGCGGCAGCGCCCAAAACACCCGGGATGCGCTGCTGCCTATGCACAGCGCATCCGCAAAGCAGTTGTTCCAGTGGGTCAACCAGGAGCGCGCCCGCGCAGGGCTTGCCCCCTACCGCTGGAATGAGGACTTTGCACTGGCCGCCGCGCTCAAATGCAGCGACATGGTCAAAAACCGCTACGTAGGCCACGTATCGCCCACCTATGGCACTTTGCAGGCCATGTGGGCGCAGCTGGGCCTGCCCAGGGCGCGTGTGGTGGAGAACCTCGCCTACCACGGCACGCTGGAGAAGGCGCACGCTGCGCTGATGATCTCCGAGGCGCACAGAAGAAACGTGCTGAGCCAGAACTTTACCGATGCGGGCATCGCCGTCTACGTGGACGCCTATGGCTTCGTGCGCGTGGTGGAAGTCTTCGGTCGGCCCGGTTTCTAA